One stretch of Pseudomonas azotoformans DNA includes these proteins:
- a CDS encoding AAA family ATPase, with product MLIVFSGLPGTGKTTIACDLAARTSALYLRIDTIEQAIRDSGALAQDVGRSGYMVANELALSNLRFGSTVIVDCVNPVFESRKAWSEIATRSGAPLVNVQVICSDKHEHQRRVETRKIDIPGLTPPTWQSVLDHEYEAWEDAPFKIDTALTSPAQAVAMITERFLSKE from the coding sequence ATGCTCATTGTTTTCAGCGGTCTTCCAGGTACCGGAAAAACGACTATTGCATGCGACCTTGCCGCCAGAACAAGTGCCTTGTATCTGCGGATCGACACGATTGAGCAGGCTATTCGAGACTCCGGTGCTCTTGCACAAGACGTAGGACGGAGCGGGTACATGGTCGCCAATGAGCTTGCTCTAAGCAATCTTCGTTTTGGGAGCACGGTCATAGTTGACTGTGTTAACCCAGTATTCGAAAGCCGAAAGGCATGGAGCGAAATCGCCACACGCTCTGGTGCTCCATTAGTGAACGTCCAAGTGATCTGCTCTGATAAACATGAACACCAGCGTCGGGTAGAAACCAGAAAGATCGATATTCCTGGGCTGACTCCACCAACCTGGCAGTCAGTACTGGATCATGAATACGAGGCGTGGGAAGACGCTCCGTTTAAGATAGACACAGCTTTGACGTCTCCTGCGCAGGCGGTGGCGATGATCACCGAACGGTTTTTATCCAAGGAGTAG